A region from the Triticum aestivum cultivar Chinese Spring chromosome 3D, IWGSC CS RefSeq v2.1, whole genome shotgun sequence genome encodes:
- the LOC123074315 gene encoding uncharacterized protein isoform X1, which produces MASPEKRFCRGSGETVGSSHTARYPSPWTKDLHDTLEEVEAVELEPHSQPARMVADPGQIAWHALDLKFPREQSESDWSDWSDGDDRVIDGEKKDCPGKLYPQSKAEEIELEWIERYCKQMGDYSKLFDAILAREDHDDSTTLPPFPMKLLPPTTSLCFMDGGYCYHSLYKTHDTSTKLHQLLDIAHHNRCYSSFRCVYQALGSPIPLVCMEYLLFATTWTSDGIISLTVLEILL; this is translated from the exons ATGGCGTCGCCTGAGAAGCGATTCTGCCGCGGATCAGGGGAAACAGTGGGTTCGTCTCACACCGCCCGCTACCCCAGCCCTTGGACGAAGGATCTCCATGATAcgctggaggaggtggaggcagtCGAACTCGAACCCCATAGCCAGCCGGCGCGCATGGTCGCCG ATCCTGGTCAGATTGCCTGGCATGCCCTGGACCTCAAGTTCCCACGGGAGCAGAGCGAATCAGACTGGAGCGACTGGAGCGACGGCGATGACCGAGTGATTGACGGGGAGAAGAAAGATTGCCCAG GTAAGCTCTATCCTCAGAGCAAAGCAGAGGAAATTGAGCTGGAATGGATTGAGAGGTACTGCAAGCAGATGGGAGATTACTCGAAACTGTTTGATGCCATTCTGGCCCGGGAGGACCACGACGATTCTACTACCTTGCCTCCTTTTCCTATGAAACTGCTCCCTCCCACAACATCTCTATGTTTCATGGACGGCGGGTACTGCTACCACAGTCTTTACAAGACCCATGATACTTCTACCA AGCTCCATCAACTCTTGGATATCGCACACCACAACAGATGCTACAGTTCTTTTCGATGCGTTTATCAAGCTCTGGGCTCTCCTATCCCATTAGTGTGTATGGAATACTTGCTGTTCGCGACGACTTGGACCAGCGACGGAATTATCTCTTTAACTGTCCTAGAGATACTGCTGTAG